In Phycisphaerae bacterium, one genomic interval encodes:
- a CDS encoding ABC transporter permease encodes MPQQRLVLEPIARVGAAASGGVASSLRNFGRFWGFCAAATSFIPLELVTIRGWRRFLPQCFHIGARSVPVIMLTGMFIGMVLIVQGWAQFDAAGMSDRLGAIIIISVCSELGPVLAGVMLAGRAGGALTAELGTMNVTEQLLALRSMGADPVRYLVTPRFVACVVLSPLLTCYANLMGTLGAWAVYVVVYHGDSEPFWFYARQTVELWDVGSGLFKSVFFGGAIGLVSCFNGFHCKPGAEGVGQACTQSFVTSFILILMLDLFLGFLLNGLYSVWFGFRSLI; translated from the coding sequence ATGCCGCAGCAGAGGCTCGTGCTTGAACCGATCGCCCGCGTCGGCGCCGCCGCGAGCGGTGGCGTGGCCAGTTCGCTGCGGAACTTCGGCCGCTTCTGGGGCTTCTGCGCGGCGGCGACATCGTTCATCCCGCTCGAACTGGTGACGATCCGGGGCTGGCGGCGTTTTCTGCCGCAGTGCTTTCACATCGGGGCGCGCTCGGTGCCGGTGATCATGCTGACGGGCATGTTCATCGGGATGGTGCTGATCGTGCAGGGCTGGGCGCAGTTCGACGCGGCCGGCATGTCGGATCGGCTGGGGGCGATCATCATCATCTCGGTGTGCTCGGAGCTGGGGCCGGTGCTGGCGGGCGTGATGTTGGCCGGCCGGGCGGGCGGGGCGCTGACCGCCGAGCTGGGGACGATGAACGTCACGGAGCAGCTTCTGGCGCTGCGCTCGATGGGGGCGGACCCGGTGCGATACCTGGTGACGCCGCGATTCGTGGCGTGCGTGGTGCTGTCGCCGCTGCTGACGTGCTATGCGAACCTGATGGGTACGCTGGGGGCGTGGGCGGTGTACGTGGTGGTGTACCACGGCGACTCGGAGCCGTTCTGGTTTTACGCGCGGCAGACGGTCGAGCTGTGGGACGTGGGCAGCGGTCTGTTCAAGTCGGTCTTCTTCGGCGGAGCGATCGGGCTGGTGAGCTGCTTCAACGGGTTCCACTGCAAGCCGGGGGCGGAGGGCGTCGGGCAGGCGTGCACGCAGAGCTTCGTGACGAGCTTCATCCTGATTCTCATGCTGGACCTGTTCCTGGGCTTCCTGCTGAACGGGCTGTACAGCGTGTGGTTCGGGTTCCGGTCGCTGATCTAG
- a CDS encoding Gfo/Idh/MocA family oxidoreductase has protein sequence MKSDPIGVVVIGTGGMGQLHVQNCVESPDAELVGVYDVAPEAARRVAAQFGVKKVYESLNDAVSEPRADAVIVATPNMFHRESVVAALEVGKHCLCEKPLAVRAADIAAMIAARDRSGRLLMTAQHLRFEERSRTLKRMIDAGRLGDVYYTRAWWLRRRFAPTTPGFLTRAQAGRGPGMDLGVHVLDLALHLLDQPTPASVSGVATCQLGRRPDVTNQWGTYAPAAFEVEDFAAGLIRFADGAALSLEVSWLLNMPEPELCSVWLHGTEGGVRWPDLRLAHVQEGALVDTKVVSGLGTDGHRSELHAFLAAIRSGGPSPVPAEQSLTVARVLEALYASAESGREVRLDAAPRV, from the coding sequence ATGAAGTCGGACCCGATTGGCGTGGTGGTGATCGGCACCGGGGGCATGGGGCAACTGCATGTGCAAAACTGCGTGGAGTCGCCGGACGCCGAGCTGGTCGGCGTGTATGACGTCGCGCCGGAAGCGGCCCGGCGGGTGGCGGCGCAATTCGGCGTAAAAAAGGTCTACGAGTCATTGAATGACGCCGTCAGCGAGCCACGGGCCGACGCGGTCATCGTCGCGACACCGAACATGTTCCACCGGGAAAGCGTGGTGGCGGCGCTTGAGGTCGGCAAGCACTGCCTGTGCGAGAAACCGCTCGCGGTGCGCGCGGCGGACATCGCGGCGATGATCGCGGCGCGCGACCGGAGCGGGCGGCTACTGATGACGGCGCAGCACCTGCGGTTCGAAGAGCGCAGCCGCACGCTCAAGCGGATGATCGACGCCGGCCGGCTGGGGGACGTGTACTACACGCGGGCGTGGTGGCTGCGCCGGCGTTTTGCGCCCACGACACCGGGTTTCCTGACGCGGGCGCAGGCGGGGCGCGGGCCGGGGATGGATCTGGGTGTGCACGTGCTCGACCTGGCACTGCACCTGCTGGACCAGCCGACGCCGGCCAGCGTCAGCGGCGTGGCGACGTGTCAGCTCGGGCGGCGGCCGGACGTGACCAACCAATGGGGCACGTATGCGCCGGCGGCGTTTGAGGTGGAAGATTTCGCGGCCGGCCTGATCCGGTTCGCGGATGGCGCTGCACTCTCCCTGGAAGTGAGCTGGCTGCTCAACATGCCGGAGCCGGAGCTGTGCAGCGTCTGGCTGCACGGGACGGAGGGCGGGGTGCGCTGGCCGGACCTGCGGCTGGCGCACGTGCAGGAGGGGGCGCTGGTCGACACGAAAGTCGTCAGCGGCCTGGGGACGGACGGCCACCGCAGCGAGCTGCACGCGTTTCTCGCGGCCATCCGCAGTGGTGGCCCGTCGCCCGTACCCGCGGAGCAGAGCCTGACCGTGGCGCGGGTGCTGGAAGCACTCTATGCGTCGGCGGAAAGCGGACGCGAAGTGCGGCTGGACGCTGCGCCGCGCGTCTAA
- the sdhA gene encoding succinate dehydrogenase (quinone) flavoprotein subunit, whose amino-acid sequence MAKQRVIVVGGGLGGLWATLRLAEAGVPVDLFSLFPVKRSHSCCAQGGINAVLDVKGQHDSIWQHIVDTIKGGDYLADQPPIKTMCEDAPGLIRTYDRMGVTFSRTPEGVMDQRLFGGVKNRRTAFAGATTGQQLLYTSDEQVRAKEALGLVQKYENWEFLSIVRDSDGVCRGIVALDLNTMKVQAFRADAVILATGGLGLIFGRSTMSTNSTGCAASRVYQQGAKFANGEFVQFHPTAMKGHDKLRLMSEACRGEGGRMWVPKKAGDPRRPQDIPEAERFYFLEEWYPTYGNTVPRDVASRAIYRLTRHMGLGVVGSSGAPADIVYLDLSHKPREFLETRLGGILEMYQTFSGEDPFTGPMKVFPAVHYSMGGLYVTFAKDEKTGGMQQVSPKNHATTIPGLYAAGECDFAYHGANRLGANSLLSASFSGRVAGDAAAAYVKGLKKGRADAPDAVFEAERKRQDEINTAIMGRTTGENAFALHHELGELMQEHVFVERENAGLDKALAGLAKLKERSQRIALDDRSPWANQSLSWARQVQDMIVLAEVIAKGARLRDECRGSHYKAEFELKVPEGKFAGDPEYEAYKQRWKASNEKWMKHTVASHTPDGPQIEYIPIDASVMAPETPRDYR is encoded by the coding sequence ATGGCCAAACAACGCGTTATCGTCGTCGGCGGCGGCCTCGGGGGCCTCTGGGCCACCTTGCGGCTCGCCGAAGCCGGCGTGCCCGTCGACCTGTTCTCGCTCTTCCCCGTCAAGCGCTCGCACTCGTGCTGCGCCCAGGGCGGCATCAACGCCGTGCTCGACGTGAAGGGCCAGCATGATTCCATCTGGCAGCACATCGTCGACACGATCAAGGGCGGCGACTACCTCGCCGACCAACCTCCGATCAAGACCATGTGCGAAGACGCCCCCGGCCTCATCCGCACGTACGATCGCATGGGCGTTACCTTCAGCCGTACGCCCGAAGGCGTGATGGATCAGCGCCTCTTCGGCGGCGTCAAGAATCGCCGGACGGCGTTCGCCGGCGCGACCACCGGCCAGCAACTGCTCTACACCTCGGATGAGCAGGTCCGGGCGAAGGAAGCCCTCGGCCTCGTCCAGAAGTACGAGAATTGGGAATTTCTCTCCATCGTTCGCGACAGCGACGGCGTCTGCCGCGGCATCGTCGCCCTCGACCTCAACACCATGAAGGTCCAGGCCTTCCGCGCCGACGCCGTCATTCTCGCGACCGGCGGCCTCGGCCTCATCTTCGGTCGGTCCACGATGTCCACCAACTCGACCGGCTGCGCCGCCTCGCGCGTCTATCAGCAGGGCGCGAAGTTCGCCAACGGCGAGTTCGTCCAGTTCCACCCCACCGCCATGAAGGGCCACGACAAGCTCCGCCTGATGAGCGAGGCCTGCCGCGGCGAGGGCGGCCGCATGTGGGTGCCGAAGAAAGCCGGCGACCCGCGCCGCCCGCAGGACATCCCCGAAGCGGAGCGTTTCTACTTCCTCGAAGAGTGGTACCCGACCTACGGCAACACCGTCCCGCGCGACGTCGCCAGCCGGGCGATCTATCGCCTGACGCGGCACATGGGGCTCGGCGTGGTCGGGTCGTCCGGTGCGCCGGCAGACATCGTTTACCTCGACCTCTCGCACAAGCCGCGCGAGTTTCTCGAGACCCGCCTCGGCGGCATCCTGGAGATGTACCAGACGTTCAGCGGCGAAGACCCCTTCACCGGCCCGATGAAGGTCTTCCCCGCCGTCCACTACAGCATGGGTGGCCTCTACGTCACCTTCGCCAAGGACGAGAAGACCGGCGGCATGCAACAGGTCAGCCCGAAGAACCACGCGACCACCATCCCCGGCCTCTACGCCGCTGGTGAATGCGACTTCGCGTATCACGGCGCCAACCGCCTCGGCGCGAACTCGCTGCTCAGCGCGTCGTTCAGCGGCCGGGTCGCCGGCGACGCGGCGGCGGCCTACGTCAAAGGCCTGAAGAAAGGCCGCGCCGACGCCCCCGACGCCGTGTTCGAAGCGGAGCGCAAGCGCCAGGACGAGATCAACACGGCCATCATGGGCCGCACGACCGGCGAGAATGCCTTCGCGCTGCACCACGAATTGGGCGAGCTGATGCAGGAGCACGTGTTCGTGGAGCGCGAGAACGCCGGCTTGGACAAGGCGCTCGCGGGCCTGGCGAAGCTGAAGGAGCGGTCGCAGCGCATCGCCCTCGACGACAGGAGCCCGTGGGCGAACCAGTCCCTATCCTGGGCCCGCCAGGTGCAGGATATGATCGTACTGGCCGAGGTCATCGCGAAGGGTGCCCGGCTGCGGGATGAATGCCGTGGTTCGCACTACAAGGCCGAGTTCGAGCTGAAGGTGCCCGAAGGCAAGTTCGCGGGCGACCCCGAGTACGAGGCGTACAAGCAGCGCTGGAAGGCCAGCAACGAGAAGTGGATGAAGCACACGGTGGCCAGCCACACGCCCGACGGCCCGCAGATCGAGTACATCCCGATCGACGCCAGCGTGATGGCCCCCGAGACGCCGAGAGACTACAGATAA
- a CDS encoding ATP-binding cassette domain-containing protein codes for MNDGQTIIELRGVSKSFGAQRVLDQIDLRVERGRNTVIIGRSGTGKSVLLKHIVGLLRPDRGEVYFEGQRIDNLGERAWVEIRRQIAFVFQLNALFDSMTVIENVEFPMLENATGRIDRKKILALASRCLNLVGLSGFERKRPAELSGGEKKRVAIARAIAMDPPPKVILYDEPTAGLDPQRSDVINKLIRQMQQEFHVTGVVVTHDMKSTAEVGDRVLMLYDGRFIADGTPDDVLRAKEPHVRRFATGVAEPGDIITLTT; via the coding sequence GTGAACGACGGGCAGACGATCATCGAGCTCCGCGGCGTGAGCAAGTCGTTTGGAGCCCAGCGCGTGCTGGACCAGATCGACCTGCGCGTCGAGCGCGGCCGCAATACGGTGATCATCGGGCGCTCGGGCACGGGCAAGAGCGTACTGCTCAAGCACATCGTCGGGCTGCTGCGGCCGGACCGCGGCGAGGTGTACTTCGAAGGCCAGCGGATCGACAACCTGGGCGAGCGGGCGTGGGTGGAGATCCGGCGGCAGATCGCGTTCGTTTTTCAGCTCAACGCGCTGTTCGACTCGATGACGGTGATCGAGAACGTCGAGTTCCCGATGCTGGAGAACGCGACGGGGCGCATCGATCGCAAGAAGATCCTCGCGCTGGCGTCACGCTGCCTGAACCTCGTCGGGCTGAGCGGGTTCGAGCGGAAGCGGCCGGCGGAACTGTCGGGCGGCGAGAAGAAACGCGTGGCGATTGCGCGAGCGATCGCGATGGACCCGCCGCCGAAGGTCATCCTGTACGACGAGCCGACGGCCGGGCTGGACCCGCAGCGCTCGGACGTGATCAACAAGCTGATCCGGCAGATGCAGCAGGAGTTCCACGTCACCGGCGTGGTGGTGACGCACGACATGAAGAGCACGGCAGAAGTCGGGGACCGCGTGCTCATGCTCTACGACGGGCGGTTCATCGCGGACGGCACGCCGGACGACGTGCTGCGGGCGAAGGAGCCGCACGTGCGGCGATTCGCGACGGGCGTCGCGGAGCCGGGGGACATCATCACGCTCACGACGTAG
- the sdhB gene encoding succinate dehydrogenase iron-sulfur subunit produces MTPNEVRFQIKRQDGPRSTPYWENFKMPYAPGHNVVSALMYLRQHPLTVDGRRVNPVVWESNCMEEVCGACSMLVNGVPRQACAALIDELEQPIRLEPLTKFPVVRDLQVDRQKMFDALLKVKAWVPVDGSWDIHRHAPLISPGEQSLRYLFSRCMTCGCCMEACPQFHAGSEFIGPAPLGQVRLHNAHPTGGYFKEDRLHAVMGPGGITDCGNAQNCVKVCPKDIPLTEAIGEIGRQTTMQWLRDLFLK; encoded by the coding sequence ATGACGCCGAATGAAGTCCGTTTCCAGATCAAGCGCCAGGACGGCCCCCGGTCCACGCCGTACTGGGAGAACTTCAAGATGCCCTACGCGCCGGGCCACAACGTGGTCTCGGCGCTCATGTACCTCCGCCAGCACCCGCTCACGGTCGACGGCCGGCGGGTCAACCCCGTCGTCTGGGAGTCCAATTGCATGGAGGAGGTGTGCGGCGCGTGCAGCATGCTGGTCAACGGCGTGCCGCGGCAGGCCTGCGCCGCGCTGATCGACGAGCTGGAGCAGCCGATCCGGCTGGAGCCGCTCACGAAGTTCCCCGTCGTGCGCGACCTCCAGGTCGATCGCCAGAAGATGTTCGACGCCCTGCTGAAGGTGAAGGCCTGGGTCCCGGTCGACGGCTCCTGGGACATCCACCGCCACGCGCCGCTCATCTCGCCCGGCGAGCAGTCGCTGCGTTACCTCTTCTCGCGCTGCATGACCTGCGGCTGCTGCATGGAGGCCTGCCCCCAGTTCCATGCGGGCTCGGAGTTCATCGGCCCCGCCCCGCTCGGCCAGGTGCGCCTGCACAACGCGCACCCCACCGGCGGCTACTTCAAGGAGGACCGCCTCCACGCCGTCATGGGCCCCGGCGGCATCACCGACTGCGGCAACGCCCAGAACTGCGTGAAGGTCTGCCCGAAGGATATCCCGCTCACGGAAGCCATCGGCGAGATTGGCCGGCAGACCACGATGCAGTGGCTGCGGGATTTGTTCTTGAAGTAG
- a CDS encoding succinate dehydrogenase: MADTAPGFLDRHHFLLRRLHSLSGIIPVGAFLINHLLANSTAFLGQKHFDHHIGIIHDLPWLVVIEFVFIFIPIAFHAIYGILIAWQGKLNQNQYPYMDNWRYTLQRITAYITIVFILVHLAHFRFAYLFGGEEYGSAYPAFFAFTKAGFQNMWLPLWTWIVLYAIGLTAAVYHFCNGIVTFCITWGITVGVTARRKMSMAAGGLGAILMIWGVLSLVAFAQTPNKDSGPHSTATLRVVDSQAALVSRP, encoded by the coding sequence GTGGCTGACACTGCACCGGGTTTCCTGGACCGCCATCATTTCCTGCTGCGACGCCTGCACTCGTTGTCGGGCATCATTCCGGTCGGCGCGTTCCTGATCAATCACCTGCTGGCGAACTCGACGGCCTTCCTCGGACAGAAGCACTTCGACCACCACATCGGGATCATCCACGATCTCCCCTGGCTGGTCGTGATCGAGTTCGTCTTCATCTTCATCCCGATCGCATTCCACGCGATTTACGGCATCCTGATCGCGTGGCAGGGCAAGCTCAACCAGAATCAGTACCCCTACATGGACAACTGGCGCTACACCCTCCAACGCATCACCGCCTACATCACGATCGTCTTCATCCTCGTCCACCTGGCCCACTTCCGCTTCGCTTACCTCTTCGGCGGCGAGGAGTACGGCAGTGCCTACCCGGCGTTCTTCGCGTTTACCAAAGCCGGCTTCCAGAATATGTGGCTGCCGTTGTGGACCTGGATTGTCCTGTACGCCATCGGCCTGACCGCGGCGGTGTACCACTTCTGCAACGGCATCGTGACCTTCTGCATCACCTGGGGCATCACGGTCGGCGTCACAGCTCGCCGCAAGATGTCCATGGCCGCCGGCGGTCTCGGTGCGATCCTGATGATCTGGGGCGTGCTGTCGCTGGTCGCGTTCGCGCAAACTCCGAACAAGGACTCCGGTCCGCATTCGACCGCGACGTTGCGGGTGGTGGACAGCCAAGCAGCGCTGGTGTCCCGTCCCTGA